One window of the Thermodesulfomicrobium sp. WS genome contains the following:
- a CDS encoding dihydroorotase: protein MLTWIIRHARLNDATVDLAVQADRIAAIAPAGSLQDEGARLLDAHGARLLPSLIDAHVHLREPGFEYKEDIASGLAAALAGGFGQVMAMANTNPVNDSAAVTTFMLERARGSHPHGPWLRPIGALTKGLAGQELAPAGELAEAGCVALSNDGKPVASTEILRRAMEYAADLGLVVIDHCEDPTLGAGGGMNEGALSGRLGIKGIPDISEAIQVARDVLLASYLHIPIHLAHISCRASVEIIAQAKAKGVPVTAETCPHYLVWDETLVEGYRTAAKVNPPLRSADDVLALREAVRTGVIDILATDHAPHAAHEKDVPFDEAPFGISGLDTALSLTTLLVREHALSWSDVVRLWAEAPARIFRLPEARIEEGAPANFLLLAEDATWTVSRKTMLSKSTNTPALGMELPGQVLAHFIDGHLLFQRTPWPAS from the coding sequence ATGCTCACCTGGATCATCCGCCATGCCCGCCTGAACGATGCCACCGTGGACCTTGCCGTCCAGGCAGACCGTATCGCTGCCATCGCCCCGGCAGGAAGCCTCCAGGACGAAGGCGCACGCCTCCTGGACGCCCATGGTGCCCGCCTGCTTCCGAGCCTCATCGACGCCCATGTGCACCTGCGGGAGCCTGGATTCGAATACAAAGAAGACATCGCCTCAGGCCTTGCCGCTGCCCTGGCGGGCGGCTTTGGCCAGGTGATGGCCATGGCCAACACCAATCCGGTCAACGACTCGGCTGCGGTGACCACCTTCATGCTGGAGCGGGCCCGCGGAAGCCACCCCCACGGCCCCTGGCTTCGGCCCATCGGCGCCCTGACCAAGGGCCTGGCCGGCCAGGAACTGGCGCCTGCCGGCGAACTGGCCGAGGCAGGATGCGTGGCCCTCTCCAATGACGGAAAACCCGTGGCCTCCACGGAGATCCTGCGTCGGGCCATGGAGTACGCCGCCGACCTCGGACTTGTGGTCATCGACCATTGCGAAGACCCCACGCTGGGCGCTGGCGGAGGCATGAACGAAGGCGCGCTCTCCGGCCGCCTGGGGATCAAAGGCATCCCGGACATCAGCGAGGCCATCCAGGTGGCGCGGGACGTCCTCTTGGCGAGCTATCTCCACATCCCCATCCACCTGGCCCATATCAGCTGCCGCGCTTCGGTGGAGATCATCGCCCAGGCCAAGGCCAAAGGGGTGCCGGTCACGGCCGAGACCTGTCCCCACTACCTGGTATGGGACGAGACCCTGGTAGAAGGCTACCGCACCGCCGCCAAGGTGAATCCGCCGCTGCGCAGCGCCGACGACGTCCTGGCCCTGCGCGAGGCCGTGCGCACCGGAGTCATCGACATCCTGGCCACGGACCACGCCCCGCACGCGGCCCACGAAAAAGACGTCCCCTTCGACGAAGCGCCCTTCGGCATCAGCGGTCTGGATACGGCCCTGTCGCTCACCACCCTTTTGGTGCGCGAACACGCGCTTTCCTGGAGCGACGTCGTGCGCCTCTGGGCCGAGGCTCCGGCGCGCATCTTCCGCCTGCCGGAAGCACGCATCGAGGAAGGCGCTCCTGCCAATTTCCTCCTTCTGGCGGAAGACGCCACCTGGACCGTGTCCCGAAAGACCATGCTCTCCAAGAGCACCAATACCCCGGCCCTGGGCATGGAACTCCCTGGCCAGGTCCTTGCCCACTTCATCGACGGCCACCTTTTGTTCCAGCGCACGCCATGGCCCGCATCCTGA
- a CDS encoding ABC transporter permease, with the protein MFAFAIRRIVQAMFVMLVISVLGFSIKQSVGDPIRELTGISVSETEREALRQQLGLNDPFVVQWARFVTNAVHGDLGNSFYFKRPAMEVILSKAPATLELVFVASIIVIVFSVPIGIYAAVKPTSWLSRICMGASIVGVSIPVFLTAILLIYVFSVQLGWLPAYGRGELVEIFPGWQSGLVTADGLLHIILPSIALSSIMLPLFIRLIRAEMKEVLEAEYIKFARAKGLRERRILLVHAFKNTLLPVITVGGVQLGTMIAFTILTETVFNWQGMGSMFIESINRADTSLTVAYMVFVGFVFVVVNTVVDLIYGLVNPMIRIAGRK; encoded by the coding sequence ATGTTTGCTTTCGCCATCCGCCGTATTGTTCAAGCCATGTTCGTGATGCTGGTCATCAGCGTCCTGGGCTTCAGCATCAAGCAGTCCGTAGGGGACCCCATTCGTGAGCTCACGGGCATTTCGGTCTCCGAGACTGAACGGGAAGCCCTGCGCCAGCAATTGGGGCTCAACGACCCCTTTGTGGTGCAGTGGGCGCGCTTCGTCACAAACGCCGTCCATGGAGACCTGGGCAACTCATTCTACTTCAAACGCCCGGCCATGGAAGTCATTTTGAGCAAGGCGCCCGCCACCTTGGAGTTGGTGTTCGTCGCTTCCATCATCGTTATCGTCTTTTCCGTGCCCATTGGCATCTACGCCGCGGTCAAGCCCACCAGTTGGCTCTCACGGATATGCATGGGGGCGTCCATCGTCGGGGTCTCCATTCCGGTATTTTTGACAGCCATTTTGCTTATCTACGTCTTCTCGGTGCAACTCGGCTGGCTGCCCGCTTACGGGCGCGGAGAACTGGTGGAGATTTTTCCCGGCTGGCAGTCCGGGCTGGTCACCGCGGACGGGCTGCTCCACATCATCTTGCCGAGCATCGCCCTGTCCTCCATCATGCTGCCGCTTTTCATCCGCCTCATTCGGGCGGAGATGAAAGAGGTGCTCGAAGCCGAATACATCAAATTCGCCCGCGCCAAAGGATTGCGCGAACGGCGCATCCTCTTGGTGCACGCCTTCAAGAACACCCTGCTTCCGGTCATCACCGTGGGCGGTGTGCAGCTCGGCACCATGATCGCCTTCACCATCCTCACGGAGACCGTGTTCAATTGGCAGGGCATGGGCTCCATGTTCATTGAATCCATCAACCGCGCCGACACCTCGCTCACGGTAGCCTACATGGTGTTCGTCGGCTTTGTCTTTGTGGTGGTGAACACGGTGGTGGATCTCATCTACGGCCTGGTCAATCCCATGATCCGTATCGCGGGGAGGAAATAA
- a CDS encoding oligopeptide/dipeptide ABC transporter ATP-binding protein, with protein sequence MKTVLVELRNVVKHFDISGGFLDRISWQNGKLTQRRTIVHAVNNVSFSIHEGETVSVVGESGCGKSTLARTVMRLYPPNSGEIRYRGERIDNLSRNRMRPYRTKMQMVFQDPYASLNPRMRIRDIITEPIIFHNPHLSAHEAAQRAAEVMEQVGVNPDWGDRFPHEFSGGQRQRVSIARALAVDPEFIVADEPIAALDVSIQAQILNLLMDLQEQRGLTYLFISHDLSVVRHISNRVAVMYLGCLCELADAEEIFQAPRHPYTQALISAIPKIGATGFSHVKLTGDVPTPIHLPSGCVFHGRCPHARERCRQDIPRLHALPSGTHVACHGVEEGWI encoded by the coding sequence ATGAAGACTGTGCTGGTAGAACTCCGTAACGTGGTCAAGCACTTCGATATTTCCGGCGGCTTTCTGGACCGTATCTCCTGGCAGAACGGCAAACTCACCCAACGCCGCACCATCGTCCATGCGGTCAACAATGTCTCCTTCTCCATCCATGAAGGGGAAACCGTCAGCGTGGTGGGAGAATCCGGGTGCGGCAAATCGACCTTGGCCCGTACCGTCATGCGCCTCTATCCGCCCAATTCCGGCGAAATCCGCTACCGGGGCGAACGCATCGACAATCTCTCCCGAAACCGCATGCGGCCATACCGCACCAAGATGCAGATGGTCTTCCAGGACCCATACGCTTCCCTCAACCCGCGCATGCGCATCCGCGACATCATCACCGAGCCCATCATCTTCCACAACCCGCATCTATCCGCGCACGAGGCCGCACAGCGGGCGGCAGAAGTCATGGAACAGGTAGGCGTCAACCCCGACTGGGGGGACCGCTTCCCGCACGAATTTTCCGGCGGCCAGCGCCAGCGGGTCTCCATTGCCCGAGCATTGGCCGTGGACCCGGAGTTCATCGTCGCCGATGAGCCCATCGCGGCCCTGGACGTGTCCATTCAGGCGCAAATCCTCAATCTGCTCATGGACCTTCAGGAGCAACGCGGCCTGACCTACCTCTTCATCAGCCACGACCTCTCGGTGGTGCGCCATATCTCCAACCGCGTGGCAGTGATGTACTTGGGGTGTCTGTGTGAGCTGGCGGACGCCGAAGAGATCTTCCAGGCCCCACGCCACCCGTACACCCAGGCCCTCATCTCCGCCATTCCCAAGATCGGCGCCACGGGCTTTTCCCATGTGAAACTCACCGGCGACGTACCCACGCCCATCCACCTGCCTTCCGGCTGCGTGTTCCACGGCCGCTGCCCCCACGCCCGGGAGCGCTGCCGCCAGGACATCCCGCGGCTCCACGCCCTGCCCTCCGGCACGCACGTGGCCTGCCACGGGGTGGAGGAGGGGTGGATATAA
- a CDS encoding ABC transporter ATP-binding protein translates to MSHESSALLQVRDLCVDFQLRTGPLPAVRHVSFDLAKGERMGLVGESGAGKSVTGFALLNLVSKPGQITSGSILFEGQDLAVLSPEAMRQIRGNRIAMIFQDPMMTLNPVLTIGTQMVETLLAHFPMSTAEAKALALEKLRQVAIPSPEKRLRQYPHEFSGGMRQRIVIAIALLTSPSLIIADEPTTALDVTIQADIMELLLHLCETAHMGLLLITHDLAVVSQVTQKIAVMYAGTIVEMGPTESIIRAPKHPYTQGLLAALPQNAARRGRLNQIPGTMPTLSRIPSGCPFHNRCPKVADICRTTPPRLHPLADGTAVACHLVD, encoded by the coding sequence ATGAGCCACGAATCCTCGGCACTCCTCCAAGTCCGTGACCTGTGCGTCGATTTTCAGCTCCGCACCGGCCCTCTTCCTGCCGTGCGCCACGTCAGCTTCGACCTCGCCAAGGGCGAGCGCATGGGTTTGGTAGGCGAATCCGGGGCCGGCAAGTCCGTCACCGGGTTTGCCCTGCTCAATCTGGTGAGCAAACCCGGGCAGATCACCTCCGGATCCATCCTCTTTGAAGGCCAAGACCTGGCAGTCCTCTCTCCGGAAGCGATGCGCCAAATCCGCGGCAACCGCATCGCCATGATCTTCCAGGATCCCATGATGACCCTCAATCCAGTGCTGACCATCGGCACGCAAATGGTGGAGACCCTTCTCGCCCACTTCCCCATGAGCACCGCCGAGGCAAAGGCCCTGGCCCTGGAAAAACTGCGGCAGGTGGCCATCCCCTCGCCGGAAAAGCGCCTGCGCCAATACCCGCATGAGTTTTCCGGCGGTATGCGCCAGCGCATCGTCATCGCCATCGCCCTGCTCACCTCGCCGTCACTCATCATCGCCGACGAGCCGACCACGGCCCTGGATGTCACCATCCAGGCGGACATCATGGAGCTTTTGCTGCATCTGTGCGAGACCGCGCACATGGGACTTCTGCTCATCACCCATGACCTGGCCGTGGTCTCCCAGGTCACCCAAAAAATTGCCGTCATGTACGCCGGTACCATCGTGGAGATGGGTCCCACCGAGAGCATCATCCGCGCCCCCAAGCATCCCTACACCCAAGGGCTCCTCGCAGCCCTGCCGCAAAACGCCGCGCGCCGCGGTCGGCTCAACCAGATTCCCGGAACGATGCCCACGCTCTCCCGAATTCCTTCAGGGTGCCCCTTCCACAACCGCTGTCCCAAGGTTGCGGACATCTGCCGCACGACTCCTCCCCGTTTGCACCCTCTTGCCGACGGCACGGCAGTGGCCTGCCATCTCGTGGACTAA
- a CDS encoding ABC transporter permease, with amino-acid sequence MGWWQRLRRSLLVHSFLQDPLAVGSAVVLLILLVVSVGAPWIAPYNPYDPSSVDILDSEIPPIWMAGGDARFLLGTDTQGRDMLSTMLYGMRVSLVIGIGAVVLQAALGILVGMAAGYFGKKLDAFLMRMTDVQLSFSTYMVAIFFGAIFQSAFGMGTYERLAIPLLIVIIGVAEWPQYARTVRASVLAEKKKEYVEAARVGGLSTSRIMWRHILPNTMTPVLVISTVQVANAIMSEAALSFIGLGMPVTRPSLGSLIKAGFDYIFSGSWWITLFPGIALVVLILAINLLGDWLRDYLNPKIYKG; translated from the coding sequence ATGGGCTGGTGGCAACGGCTGCGGCGATCTCTTCTCGTCCATTCCTTTCTCCAGGACCCCCTGGCGGTGGGCAGTGCGGTCGTCCTTCTCATCCTCCTCGTCGTCAGTGTGGGCGCCCCATGGATTGCCCCCTACAATCCCTACGATCCCTCCTCCGTGGATATCTTAGACAGCGAAATCCCCCCCATTTGGATGGCCGGCGGGGACGCACGTTTCCTCCTCGGCACCGACACCCAGGGCCGTGATATGCTCTCCACCATGCTCTACGGCATGCGGGTTTCGCTCGTGATCGGCATCGGCGCCGTGGTCCTCCAGGCCGCCCTGGGGATCCTCGTAGGCATGGCCGCAGGCTATTTCGGGAAAAAACTCGACGCCTTCCTCATGCGGATGACGGATGTGCAGCTCTCCTTCTCCACCTACATGGTGGCCATCTTCTTCGGCGCCATCTTTCAGTCCGCATTTGGCATGGGCACCTATGAGCGCCTCGCCATTCCCCTGCTCATCGTCATCATCGGCGTGGCGGAATGGCCGCAGTACGCCCGCACCGTACGGGCCTCGGTCCTCGCGGAAAAGAAGAAAGAATATGTGGAGGCGGCGCGCGTGGGGGGACTGTCCACCAGTCGCATCATGTGGCGCCATATTCTGCCCAACACCATGACCCCAGTCTTGGTGATCTCCACCGTGCAGGTCGCCAACGCCATCATGTCCGAAGCGGCCTTGTCCTTCATCGGCCTCGGCATGCCCGTGACCCGGCCGAGCCTGGGCTCCCTCATCAAGGCTGGCTTTGACTACATTTTCAGCGGTTCGTGGTGGATCACCCTCTTTCCAGGCATCGCCCTGGTGGTGCTCATCCTCGCCATCAATCTTTTGGGCGACTGGCTGCGCGACTATCTCAACCCCAAGATCTACAAAGGATAA
- a CDS encoding aspartate carbamoyltransferase catalytic subunit has protein sequence MQWPHKDLLDVSQLTTEEALFLLRTAERFAEINTRPVKKAPILKGKSVVLFFAEPSTRTKVSFDVAAKRLSADSFSISASTSSLQKGESLKDTALTLEAMRPDAIVIRHRASGAAQYLAERLCCAVINAGDGQHAHPTQALLDTFTLSQAWQGAFAGKVVCILGDIAHSRVARSGVDLLSRLGVRVRLCAPRTLLPPGVASWPAQVYTDPGTAVAGADAIMCLRLQLERQQAGLLPSLAEYARRFGLSRALLAKAAPGAIVLHPGPMNRGVEIADSVADGPASRVLDQVTAGVAVRMAVLHLLLTRNASRRVSCSPGSSAMPA, from the coding sequence ATGCAATGGCCCCATAAAGACCTGCTCGACGTCTCTCAGCTCACCACCGAGGAGGCGCTCTTTCTCTTGCGCACGGCCGAGCGCTTTGCCGAGATCAACACCCGCCCCGTCAAGAAAGCGCCCATTCTCAAAGGCAAAAGCGTCGTCCTCTTTTTTGCCGAGCCCTCCACCCGCACCAAGGTCTCCTTTGACGTTGCGGCCAAGCGCCTGTCCGCCGACAGCTTCAGCATCAGCGCCTCCACCAGCTCTCTGCAAAAAGGCGAAAGCCTCAAGGACACGGCCCTCACCCTGGAGGCCATGCGGCCGGACGCCATCGTCATCCGCCACCGGGCAAGCGGCGCTGCCCAGTACCTGGCCGAGCGGCTGTGCTGCGCGGTCATCAACGCCGGCGACGGCCAGCACGCCCACCCCACCCAGGCGCTGCTCGACACCTTCACCCTGAGCCAGGCCTGGCAGGGGGCGTTCGCCGGCAAGGTCGTCTGCATCCTCGGCGACATCGCCCATAGCCGGGTGGCGCGCTCCGGCGTGGACCTCCTCTCCCGCCTGGGCGTGCGTGTCCGCCTCTGCGCGCCCCGCACCCTGCTGCCCCCAGGGGTGGCCAGCTGGCCCGCCCAGGTGTACACCGACCCGGGCACGGCGGTGGCCGGGGCGGACGCCATCATGTGTCTGCGCCTCCAATTGGAGCGCCAGCAGGCGGGGCTTCTCCCGAGCCTTGCCGAATATGCCCGGCGCTTTGGCCTGTCGCGTGCGCTGCTCGCCAAGGCGGCCCCGGGCGCCATAGTCCTGCACCCCGGCCCCATGAACCGGGGCGTGGAGATCGCCGATTCCGTGGCCGATGGTCCGGCCAGCCGCGTCCTCGACCAAGTGACCGCGGGAGTGGCCGTGCGCATGGCCGTGCTCCACCTGCTGCTTACCCGCAACGCCTCAAGGAGAGTTTCATGCTCACCTGGATCATCCGCCATGCCCGCCTGA
- a CDS encoding 4Fe-4S dicluster domain-containing protein has protein sequence MSIYVMKLNKDRCISCKACEVHCKVKNDLPIGIKYAMQTSCGPELKDGKVVIRTAFRSCYHCENPNCVEACPTGAMTKRESDGLVYVQTDICIGCKECIEACPWHIPVYFEERNVVGKCDYCMDRLDSGLLPACVTSCTTHALRFEKKKSAS, from the coding sequence ATGAGCATCTACGTCATGAAACTCAACAAGGATCGCTGCATCAGCTGCAAGGCGTGCGAGGTCCATTGCAAGGTGAAAAACGATCTGCCCATTGGCATCAAATACGCGATGCAGACAAGTTGCGGACCAGAACTCAAAGACGGCAAGGTCGTCATCCGCACCGCATTTCGCAGCTGCTACCACTGCGAAAATCCCAATTGCGTGGAAGCCTGTCCCACTGGAGCCATGACCAAACGGGAGTCTGACGGACTCGTCTACGTGCAAACGGACATCTGCATCGGCTGCAAGGAATGCATCGAAGCATGCCCATGGCATATTCCAGTGTATTTCGAAGAACGCAATGTAGTTGGAAAATGTGACTACTGTATGGACCGGTTGGACTCAGGACTGCTTCCTGCATGTGTGACCTCATGCACGACCCATGCCCTGCGCTTTGAAAAAAAGAAATCGGCATCCTAA
- a CDS encoding flavodoxin family protein, whose product MYAVAVNGSPRKGGNTEILLRHVLEPLAEAGWETELIQVGGQKIRGCQACYQCFERKDGACAFRDDVFAEIMPKLLRADAMILGSPTYFTDVSAEMKALLDRAGLVAIANDRAFKGKIGAAVVAVRRGGGTHVYDTINHMFLMNQVIVPGSSYWNLGYGRNKGEVLSDAEGLANMRNLGQVIAWLGAAIAPHREQFPVLKL is encoded by the coding sequence ATGTACGCAGTCGCTGTGAATGGGAGCCCCCGGAAGGGGGGGAATACGGAAATCTTGTTGCGTCATGTGCTCGAACCCTTGGCCGAGGCCGGCTGGGAGACTGAGCTGATTCAGGTGGGCGGGCAGAAGATCCGCGGGTGTCAGGCCTGCTACCAATGCTTTGAACGCAAGGATGGGGCCTGCGCCTTCCGTGATGACGTCTTTGCCGAGATCATGCCCAAGCTCTTGCGCGCCGATGCCATGATCTTGGGATCGCCCACCTATTTTACCGATGTATCGGCGGAGATGAAGGCCCTTCTTGACCGTGCTGGCCTGGTGGCCATTGCCAACGACCGCGCCTTCAAGGGCAAGATCGGCGCCGCAGTGGTGGCGGTGCGCCGGGGCGGCGGTACGCATGTTTACGACACCATCAACCACATGTTCCTGATGAACCAGGTGATCGTGCCCGGGTCCTCCTATTGGAACTTGGGCTATGGCCGCAACAAGGGCGAGGTCCTCTCCGACGCCGAAGGGCTGGCCAACATGCGCAACCTCGGCCAGGTCATCGCCTGGCTTGGGGCAGCCATTGCCCCGCACCGGGAGCAGTTCCCGGTGCTGAAGCTCTAG
- a CDS encoding ABC transporter substrate-binding protein: MRRFPLLLLAAMLLAVSPAMAAPKVLRLALDSDPVSMDPHVQLSGGMLQYSHLVFDPLVRWTQDMQFEPRLAEKWERIDALTMRFHLRHGVKFHSGNELTAEDVVWTLNRLLRSTDFKGLFEGFSAKAVDKYTVDISTREPYGLLLNMATYIFPMDSKFYTGTDEKGKPKDAIVKTEWSFANEHESGTGPFTVTLREPGQKWILKRFADYWDKKSGNIDEIILTPIPEDATRVAALLAGDVDFIAPVPPQDYDRIEAAKNAKLITMDGTRIITLQANMKRRPEFQDVRVRTALNLAINNEGIVKQIMKGRAKAAGQNSPEGYAGYNPALTPRYDLEKAKALMKEAGYEKGFTVSMIAPNNRYVNDEKIAEAVVGMLAKIGIKVELKTMPKAQYWDQFDAQVADIQMIGWHSDTEDSANFFEYLNMCPNKETGKGQYNSANYCNPKVDELTMAANKETDLQKRAKMLQEVEAILYNDAAFIPLHWQMLSWGCSPKLKNADKIVNVMDFPYFGDLIME, translated from the coding sequence ATGCGACGGTTCCCCCTTTTGCTGTTGGCGGCGATGCTTCTTGCCGTATCGCCGGCCATGGCCGCCCCCAAAGTGCTCCGGCTGGCCCTGGACTCGGACCCAGTATCCATGGATCCCCATGTGCAGCTCTCCGGCGGCATGCTCCAGTACTCGCACCTGGTCTTCGACCCCTTGGTGCGCTGGACTCAGGACATGCAGTTCGAGCCACGCCTGGCGGAAAAATGGGAGCGCATCGATGCTTTGACCATGCGGTTCCATCTGCGCCACGGGGTCAAATTCCACTCGGGCAACGAACTCACCGCCGAGGACGTGGTCTGGACGCTGAATCGACTCCTCCGGAGCACGGACTTCAAAGGCCTTTTCGAAGGCTTCTCGGCCAAGGCGGTGGACAAGTACACGGTGGATATCTCCACCCGCGAGCCCTACGGCCTGCTCCTCAACATGGCCACCTACATCTTCCCCATGGACTCCAAGTTCTACACGGGCACAGATGAGAAAGGTAAACCCAAAGACGCCATCGTCAAAACCGAGTGGTCCTTTGCCAATGAGCACGAGTCCGGCACCGGCCCCTTCACTGTGACTCTGCGCGAGCCTGGACAGAAGTGGATTCTCAAACGTTTCGCCGACTATTGGGACAAGAAGAGCGGCAACATCGACGAGATCATCCTGACTCCCATCCCCGAAGACGCCACTCGCGTGGCTGCACTCTTGGCAGGGGACGTGGACTTCATCGCACCGGTGCCGCCTCAGGACTACGACCGCATCGAGGCTGCCAAAAACGCCAAGCTCATCACCATGGACGGCACGCGCATCATCACCCTGCAGGCCAATATGAAACGCCGGCCGGAATTCCAGGATGTGCGGGTGCGCACCGCCCTCAACCTGGCCATCAACAACGAAGGCATCGTCAAACAGATCATGAAAGGCCGCGCCAAGGCCGCGGGCCAAAACTCGCCAGAAGGCTACGCCGGCTACAATCCGGCCCTCACCCCCCGCTACGACCTGGAAAAGGCCAAGGCCCTCATGAAGGAAGCCGGATATGAGAAGGGCTTCACGGTCTCCATGATCGCTCCCAACAACCGCTACGTGAACGACGAGAAGATCGCCGAGGCCGTGGTGGGGATGCTCGCCAAAATCGGCATCAAGGTAGAGCTCAAGACCATGCCCAAGGCCCAGTATTGGGACCAGTTCGATGCCCAGGTGGCGGATATCCAGATGATCGGTTGGCACTCGGACACGGAAGACTCCGCCAACTTCTTCGAGTACCTCAACATGTGTCCCAACAAGGAAACCGGCAAAGGCCAGTATAATTCCGCCAACTACTGCAATCCCAAGGTGGACGAGCTGACCATGGCCGCCAACAAGGAAACCGACCTGCAAAAACGCGCCAAGATGCTCCAGGAGGTGGAGGCCATCCTCTACAACGACGCAGCCTTCATTCCGCTGCACTGGCAGATGCTCTCCTGGGGCTGCTCGCCCAAGCTCAAAAACGCCGACAAAATCGTCAACGTGATGGACTTCCCCTACTTTGGGGACCTCATCATGGAATAA